The window tagtcttacattagatgcatatttatttcagaataaatcgtgttatatgatctatttatgattaaagctattaaaaattgattaaaactaaggcgttgtcataccttattgattaaaaattgattaatagtaatttttataattaaaaaaatttattgatatttaaaaattgaaatttaaaattttgtaaaattaaatctaatattgaaataaagaaacaaagtgaaggatgacaaaaggtaagaagaatgataattttgaaatatatcagatttagtacataactgaaataatatcatatttaaaatattaaaagtgtaaaaagatcAAACTAGAAACTAATAGGCACTTGAAAATTTAGTTGAACTTATCATTCGGGATGCGACAGCTTCTAGCTCGAGAGTATTTTCTTCAGTGTAACTTATTAAGACATATTTGCAAAGTAGAATAGGAGACGAATGGATGAACGATATCTTGATTGAATACATGAGAGAAATTTTCTTAGAATGAGACTATTATTCGACGGAGTCAATACAAAATAGTTATCATCTAGCATCTCATAAAAATTGTATAGACATTATaggaaaaaattgattattttaataatattattatgctttaaaattttagtaccGCCGTATATGAATTTATGGATCCGTCACTAAACCTAGCGACCCGCTAAAATTGCATGGAGGACATAGACTTCCAGCAAGTCACTGAGTTCGAACTCAATGACTCGCTGGAATAGTCGAGgaggagagaaagagaaaaggtggataaaatatgattaagaATAGAAAAACTGGATAAAATATGGTACTGCAATAAATTGAgagaaactttccattttttatatatgactaattttggtggaccagccgaaatagaaatatgagattattttttatggacaattgtaatatatttaaattttattaattagaattaaagCAAGATAAagttttattcaaattatactccctccgtcccacaataggagtcacatttggcgtgggcatgaattttaaaaaatgtaaaaatagtGTGTTGGAAAAATTAGTGGGATTTGAagtccacttttttatattagttttataatagaacgtgagtgaagtgagttagtagaatgcgagacctatttactatttatggtaaaagaaaaatgtgactcttattgtgggacggaccgaaatggcaaaatgtgactcttattgtgagatGGAGAGAATATCATGTATTAATTGTGTAATAGTATCAGATTTTATAGTGTAATATCATGTTTTAATGGTGTAATGTCAAGTTTGAGTCATAATTGTGTCAATTTGAATTGTATTGTTAACGATAGAGCTGGAAATATTCAATACAACTCGAAACCCCGACATGAACACGCTAGAAGTTATGGGTTTGGATCCAATCTTATTAAGTTTGGATCCTTATCGGGTTGATCTAATAAAGAACCCAGTGATTTCTGATTGAGTTTGACTTAGGCTTTATTGGTTTGGGCCGGATATCAAATTTACATGATAATAGCCCAACTCGCATGATTTGACAACCCCAGTCTACTTCATCCTCTTCCCTTCTTCACCTCCGCCGCTTCCTACAccctctcttcctcttcccTTTTCTTCAAATGGTAGAAGCTAGACGTGCCCGAGATACCTCCCCATCTTTAAAAATGACCAAGCAAGTCTTGAATTGATAAAAGTAATTTACTTTTCTCGCACTTGAAATTCCAAACATTCTAGTTATGCTAAGTAACACAAAAGGGTTTCATACCAAAATCCATGcttaatactccatttactAAAGAATTATGTATCAAtctaaaatatattagtacttcGTTTTTTATCTACAACTAAAGACCATTTCCAAtggtaaaacaaaaaataagtaaGCAATTAGCTATAAAGATATAGttaaaaatcaatctcattttaagtttttgaataaaatatctttttgatttacactaaaacaaactcaaattactttttccaaattttatgagtaaaaaTAGATggtatatagaaaataatatttgaagtTTAAGTCTAGTGTTAATTGTTTGAATAAAATCACTATTTGATGCGACATTTACACTAAATGTGTTTGAATTTAGCATAAATGGTTAGATATGCTGtaacaaaatatgattaaaagtTCGATATAATTAAACAACTCAATATAAACAACACCAATTCAATTAAAAGAAGGTagtatcaaacaaaatttgttaGCATTTTCAGCCACATTATTCAAATCGTTTAAAGTTGGCACTATAATAGTAACGgagcaataaaaaatgcatgggcattataattataaacatgAACTAGTTACGAGTCAGGAGCAGATTTTCTTGTGTTAAATAGGGAAACAGATTACTTCTACTTCGTGTGATCACATATATATTCTTACCCTAACTGTCTAAGTCTGTTCAAAATAAACCAGCAGTGTTGCAAAAAAGACAGATCTCACGTAGCGACCCTACAAATACTAGATTGAGGGCAGTTAAAGCTACGTGTGTATCATCGTTGAGGCTGATCTGAGGTTGAGGCCCCGACTGAAGGAGTGACAGGTGCATTGCTTGTGGAGCCATTTTCGGGTGGAGGCACGCCCCACTTGGCCTCAGATGCATGAGGTTCAATAACATGGACCGAGCCATCTGACAAACCTAATGCAAACTGATTCACTTCCTGTGGGTGTGCAGCTATCACCATTGGGTGAATGCTGGAGCTGCAAGAGTAGGGAATTAGCACACGATTTTCACAAGAAGACTTATTGCAATGAACATGTTACGAATGAAACATGACGCTGTTCTGTGAAACCGTATTATCATAaacttcaaatatttttttgcttttaacATGATTCTAAAATCGGTCGTATATAAACACACCACATTAACAAATTTTGGCAACTGCACCGCCACTTCGCAATTCGGCCAAGTTAACACCTCCATTTTCGTGGTAACTGTGATGTTTTTTATAGTCTATACTATCCATCTCTTTCaattttctctcaattctAAAAACTAGTCATATTATAAACCATGAAAAGTGGAGAGTCATGTTTTTAGATGCAATTAGCCCTTTGTAAATTGAGTTGTACTACAGTTGTTAAAACTGAGTCCCTCATACTctcatttaatatattactagtataatttattgtcctccatccgttccatgtTAGTTGAGGCATTTCTTTTAGACACgggatttaaaaaattgatgtttaaAGGTTGAAATGAAgaatgagaataaagtataagaaaggaagagagagaataaggtacgagaaagaataaagtcatttgccaaaaaaggaaacaacTCAACTAACTTGGGATGCTCAGAAAGGAATACAACTCAACTACCTTTGGACGGAAGGAGAATCAATTATATAAAGACCTAAAATCTGTTTCGTCTGACTTTCATCTCATAGACACTCTTAATTccatttattatgattaaaGATGACCTAAAGGTTAGAGGCAGATTGGAAGTTTCGAAAAACATAGTAGTATCATGTAAAAGATTACCTGACACTTGAAGGAAGGTAAGCAGAACGACTGATACGGCACCGCAAACGAAGGTGTGCAGCATTGAATATGCAGATGGTAGCGTCTACCAGACTAGCATAAACCAGCTGGCTGTCGCATGAGAATGTGGCATGAGATATCGGGGCAGCAGATTCGGGTGGTACCCACTGCAAGGAGCAATATAGATTACAGTTAAACAGAATATCACCCAGTAGATTTTCTTGATCAATGCCTTCTTGAGATTTCTTTTTACCTGATGTACGCAGTCTAATTTGGTTGTTTCGTATATGGCTAGTTGAGTCTCGTGTATGACAAGAAAGTGAGTCTGGTCATGATGGAATTGCACTCGTGTTTCAGATGGGGCCTCAGGCGACCTCCGGGGTGGCAGTTGCAAGGATCTGGACTTCTGCATTTCCCATCCGACAGAACTCCACACGCATAGCTAGATTGTggcaacaaaataaaatcagtcAACACATACAAGAGATATCATTATATTCATGGAGAAtcttaacaataaaatcatgCATTGTATCTGCAAAAGCATTACAGCATAAGAAAGAGTGTGCAAAAGTTGTCAACCTGAGCATCTGCACCAGATGAAACCAGCACATTCAATGTGTTTGAGAAAGCAAGGCCGGTGATACGTTTAGAATGGCCTTTAAGCTTGCTTTTGACCTGCAAGAAGTGGATATTACCGATAAGCTACCTCAATTGTGTGAACTGGCCAAAGGCACAGTGTATGCCGATACTATGTTCTTATGAAATACCTCATCTACCCTAACGTTGAATATCTGAATCGAGGAGTCATCCATCCCAATGGCGATTATGTTGTTATCTTGAGGATGGAAAGCTAAGGATGTTGCTGCTGGTGGCGGAGACATAAAAGTTGTCATGGTCTGCAATTACCCAGAAAGTCAAGAGGTGAAAATTCATGTGTGGGGCAGGATCACAATGAAACATAGTCTATTCCTGCAAGTTACCTTGAAAGTCATCATGTTAAACAGAGAGATCTTCCCTCCTGAGGCTGACATTACATAAGAGTCGTTTTTCGACAAGGCAAAGCAGGGAACAGCTTCCTCAGGATTCATATCGGGCATATCATTGGTCATCAAGATTCCACTTGATGGCTGCCATAATTGAGGTGAAACACTAGCAGTTGCCTACAGAGAGCTTCGTGTCATAATGACTAGTGATTCAAACTTATAGTTATGGAGGGAATAAGCTTCAGTTGCTTTTCTCACCTTTCCACTAAAATTAGGGTCACTTCGCGGCCATTTCCAGAGTAAATGGATTGCGTTTGAAGCTAATGCAAGTATGGCATTACCTGAATTTGTATATGTCAACCTCGATATCTTGCAACGAGACCAACAGCATGAATATGTTAGCACTCCAACACAAATGCATGACACATTTGCATAGAGTTTGCATAGAGTTTAATTAGTGAACGTTGTACCTTTGTTACTTTTGAATGTTCAGGAAGTTTTGAGGACCGGCACTGAGATGGTTCGTTAATTTCGCGAAGCTTCCAATTCTTTAATTTGTCGTTAGTGTCCTCTGCTGCTATTCTAGGTTTAACATCACCATGGTCTCTCGTATCCCGATTCTAACAAAAACCGAAGACTAACTTTCAATACCACAAATTGCAAATACTAAGGCCCGCAGACCATTAAAAAAGAACTTCAGAATGATAGGTGTGCAAAATTCCAATTCATGGTGCTAAATAATAGCACATCATTTGCAGCAGGGAAAACAAAAGGCGAGTAATACCAACCATTGCAGAGGCCACCCTGTCTTCCATGCTACTTGTAACTGCTGTAGATATCGGGTTTACAGCAGGCTGCAGGTTATAACAATATGAAAAGCTTTAGTAATTTTCCCAtctttttcattctttcttcATATCAATACTTTCACAAGAGGCAGTTACAAAGACGCCTGGGAAAGAATACTccgagttgaaaaaattaccTTGGCACCTTCAGATGTTCTTGAGGCATCAAAAGCAAGATTCTCAGAGGCACGTAATATGCGAAAACCGTCGGTGTTTGCTAATATCTTGATTCCATTTTCATTGGCAGAAACAGCTAGCAGTGTCCCATTCTTGTTGAAGCGGATTCGAGGACTTGCCTTACAtttgtgaaaaagaaaaattgcgGTTCAATGTGCAGTATTTTTTGCATGAAATATGTGGTGAGTGCACGGGCATGTGTGCTTGTTAAGATGTTATAATTGAAACTCACGGGAAGACCTCCATCAGTATCAATACATTGCAAAAGTTGAGTATTATCCATATCCCAGATTTTGATGGAAAAGTCATCACCAGCTGCCAAAAACCTGTTTTTAGCTGTGTCGAACTGCACAACTCCTAAAGATCGTTTTCGGAAGCCTTGATATATTCTCTTCACAGCTCCTTCactttcattccattccacaaTGTGAGACTCTCCCTCTTTACTAGTCCCACAGGAAAAAAGCCTGAGCAAGAAATTACCAAATTATAATCTGGTTGACtaacaaattcacaaaaaatcGAAATCCAGCAGCTGTTTAGAACCTTTTTCCATCAGCACTGTAGGCCAAAGTCGTACACCAACGACCAGGAGCATCATAATCAACTCGAGAACCCAGATTATCATATAGCCATGCCTTAATTTTTCCATCTAAAGCTGTAGAAAAGATAAACTGGAAAACggcaaaaaaatcataatcacCACATGATCTCGGTGAACCCtataactataatttttaCATACTTAGTCGCTAAGAGCTAAAACATTGTCATATTATGGAAAAGGAATCATATAATGCTTTGTTACCTGAATACTGTCTTTATTGTGAGGGCACACCGAATAGACCGGGGCTTCATGACCTTCAAAAGTATATTGTTTTGCACCAGTGGTGGCATCCCAAACCTAGGATCAAAGATAATGAGAATGATATCACATGTTGTTGTTTGATTTCTTTCAAGATAGTGCATCTTAAAAAACCTTGATAAGCTTGTCATCCCCACAGGTTATCACCGAAAGCTGCTTATTGGGATGGGAGAATGCAAGATCGTTTACTGCACCGACATGAGCATCAATCTGGAACAGAAGTACTCGGTTGCAATTagtcaaataacacataaagTTTCTAATAAGTAATAAGGGTTGAATGATAGTATAATACCTCCAAATGCTGACGGACATCATTTTTTCCATgatatgaataaatttgtacaatatgTCTTGAATATGCAACACCTattaagcaaaaaaataaagatattaaaCCAAATCAGTTCTTCTAGAATCTCTTTTAATGAAAAGATATATCATCTAAACTAAGTACTACCAAACAAAGATCCATCAGGGCTCCAAATAACTCGATTTATCGAGACAGCAGGATCTTTTGCCACACTAGCCTGaattaaacaaaacaacaaagactcaaaaacattttcaaaactaaatgaatttaataaacAGAATTGccgtattttcatttttcagtcAAGAAATATGAACCTGAAAAGTCATAGAACAATTGCTTAGATCCCAGACTTTGAAGTTTATCTGCATGAGCCTCTCCCTCGAACCAACCTCCCACAACCCGATATCTCCCACACTTGTGCCAACTGAGTTATAAATACACTGTTGAGTTCATAACTTTGACAAAAATATACCAATAAAGTATCAACTGTGTATCTTCTCAAACTAACTCAACCTAGAAGTAGTGTTTGCTGGGCAGGATGGAAATCCATGCTCATAGGGGACGATGCTTGGTTGAACGTCCATGCCACAGATTTTGGAAAGTCATCCAGAGCACTGAAAGTATGGCTATGAGCAATCCCAGGAAATGACAGAGGCTGTATATTCACAGGAAGACTTGCCTGACTTCCCTGCATATGAATaggcaaataaaaaatataaccaGGTGAATGTACCAACAGAGAATTATCTCACTCATCTGAAGATTTTGATCTTCTTGACATCTATTTACCTCGTCGGAAATACCCAAAGGCCTGGTTCTTCTGTTCACATGATCAGAATCACCAGATAGGAAATCAATAGATGAGTTTGTCGGTGGAGTCCTAGGATACTTAAATCCAGCTGTACAAAAGCCAGTAACATATACACTTAGAGCTTGCAATTTGTGAGCACAATGGTTAAGGGATGTTCCACCtatgaattaaatcatgaatgCACACGGCATAACTTAGGACACCTAATTATCTTGGCATGTCAGATCCATATATATCGTCAACAAAACTTGCATATCATATAACTCTAGCCAAGATGCTTCCACATCTCTCGATGTAAACCATTCTATTGCTGAACGTATTGAGAATTCATTGACACAATATGCATTACTAGTCctttaatcattttatcagaATAATTAGTAGGCACAAAACTTGGCAAGAATCATTTTATCCCAATATTTGAATATCAGAAAACCTGAATCCTCATCACCGAGAAAGTGAGAGTGCTACCTGGAATTGGAGGAGAACCAAGAAGAGGTCCACCAGAAACTGCTGGATGAGTTCCAGCAGGTGGATTAGACATCCAACTAGCAAGAGGTGTTGGAACGGGTCCAGGCATAGGTTGGAACGGCTGTATTCATTAATCACGGGGCAGTAAGTGTAATGGGTCAAAGCAAGAAAAGTCATCAGTTAAGTAAGATATACAAATTCAAACCACATGTGCAGCTAAAGGAGGGAAGCCTCCAGGCTTTGGTACTGCTCCTCCGAGCAGGGGATTGTTTGATTGAGATGGTGTGCTTGCACCGTTTGGCTGTCCGCATGAATGATCCACAAAAAGTGTTTTAATATCCGGGTTTGGCTTTGGACTTTTACAAAGTTGGTGCTGCCAGTTCAAGCTACATATGTAAATTGTATTAGTCCCCTCAACCCAAACTGCTAATCCCCTACACACCATATATTTTAAGGTACCATAAGACAAAACTTGGAGCTTAGCAACTTAGCCATGTAAATACTAAACTAATTCAGAAACTATATGTAGTAAATTCTCAAGAGCTTGAACATATTAGTCCATCGCTAAACCTCTAGTGATGATGAAGAATATCATATAGTTATGATTGATTCAATGTGTCAATTGAAGTCTACCTTTGATTAATGAGCGTTCTGAGCCTTGAGTTCTTGAGGTTAGGGAACTGCAGCTTGTCACGAAACAGTGGATTTGCCTCAATAAGCTTCTTCAGTTCAACTAGCATAACAGCTCGTGCAGATCTTGTATCTCCATACTTGGAGAGCTGTTCGTTGTCCCTGAGACATATTCAGGTACAAACTTAAACTTCTTAAAAATCTACCAGAATGCTTGCCAACAAATCACAAAAGAACAAGTACCTGAAGTTCTCCAATGTCAACAGTTGAGTTATTTCCTTAAAAAGCTCTTCATTGAAAGACGAAAACACTTTAAGATCCTTAACAAGAACATCAACAGCTTTGGACAGATCATGCCTACACAAACACAGATACAATTGCAAAGTCTACCCACTTTACTCACTTATATCCAATTCAGATTCTAAATGATGAGTGTTAGAATCTCACTTATCCAATGCTTCAAGGTACTTCTGCTTTCTAATCTCAAAAAACAACTTCATTGAATAGCGATTGTCGTCCACTTTCGTGAAGCCAGAGAGGTATCTTTCAACCTCCTCCCAGTTCCCATTGTGTACCTCATCCTCAAAATGCTTCATGTTAAAGAAGAACCCTGATTCTTGCTCAAGCCTATTTTTAGAAAGGTCACAAAATGTCAAGTGTAGAATTTTCCTACAAAAACCaaccataaaatatttatattcactAGAAAAAGAAACCTACTTGTGAACAGTCTCCTTAAACTTCTCTTCATCCAGGAATTGTAAAATTAAGAACACAAGTTCTCTACTGAGAGAAGACATTTCAATCAACTCTTCTTACAGATAGAGATCTACAATATATCCAAAAAGCAAAATCAATATTGATTCACACGAGCTGCAAAAGAGctagtactacaaaataatgcaaaacaataaaaaaaacgcAGTTATAAAAACGAAATCCCCAAAACTAACCTAGAtcctttaaataattaaattaaagattagtGTGGAACAGAAGgcattattatattattataatattgtagtatataattagaaataaacACAGAAGATGGAGAGATGGTTACAAATTGAAATGTTCAAGTGAAGAAGAGATGAGAGAACGACGAACTAAGGTGAAAGTAGGGTTCAAAGGAGTGAAATTGTTTAATACATTTATTCCCTCTTTATACCTATATCACGAAAATGATACACATACAAATAAGTTTCTCTCTATGGAGAAAGGGTTTTCCAGCTTTTATTGAAGCAACATGTAAATGAGTTTCTTTGTCGAAGATGATAAGTGGTATAGGTTATCACTGTTATTAGCAGGGCTGATCACAATAAGAACAATTGAAGGAGGGCCCAACTGAGCTGGCCtgatttttagattaaaaattCAACGGTGTAGGGATACCAAATCGCAATATATTTTGACAAGTGAATCTCTCTTCCAAATAGAGGTCGGCGAGTGACCGACTAGCCGATTCTAGGCGCTGGCCGGTCCGCTCGCCGAACTATTGCAATCGGCGAGTGCCATTTCAGCGAGCGTTGGTCGATGCGctcgccgccattgtaggctgGAGATCGGCCAgtgcatttctttttaattaaattttcgaaacactatatatacgcgattttcacatcattttcattcgcaccacttgttttagcgagttttctctctctcttaatttctgtacaagagcgcAACAACGCGaaatgagtaacgcgggtggtagtaGTGGTAGTAGTgatgaggagtacgaacggcaAATGGACGAAGCATTGGAGGCCTATATGTCCGGTGAGATAGACCAGCTGCTACAAAGGGATTTGCAGTCGGCGGTACCTCGACCTCCGAGTTCGGGTTGAGTCCAAACAAAATCAGCCGGCCGCGGAGTTCGCCACCATAGTCAATAGGCGGGactttgaattatttttagtccTTCTTCCATCTATAAATAGGGTCTTTGCTTCATTCGTAATAGATAGACTAGAAGTGAGTTTTGAGTGTCTGTCTTAGGAGAGTGCCTCCACATATTGGGTGAGATGAATGTTTGGAAATTTCATAACCAGGCTACGGTTGTTTTGTGATTAGTCTGAGGTGTGTCATTTAGTAAAAATGGTTGTTTGGATGAAAGCTGTCAAGGATTGTCATAATCTTTTAGAGTGTCCACAATAATATGACACAACCATGGAGGGCACAGCCACAAAAACTCTTCCACATCCACAAAAACTTGTCCAGCCCAATAGTGAACAAGCCACAGCCAcaaatcatattattttattaattgttggtatattttaattggattggaacaaaattaattgaaccgaaaaaaataatttgggaataactattttatatataaagattttaaaacgtaaaaaaaaaaaatcagccgTCGGCGCTGCCACTGTTTGCGGCGCCGTACAATAGGGCGTCGCGATCAGCGCCGCCCCCGATCCCACCGCCGCGTATGCGGCTCATGGCCGTCTACCCCCACCGCCGTGCAATAGGGAACTGCGGCTCCGCCGAGGACGCGGCTGCCGCCGTGGCCTCCCtattgtggacactcttaGGTAGAGagtcttagagcatccgcatcgATTTCTCGATGCGGGCTCGGTCTCGTCCCGGAGAGATGAGACGCCGATGCAAGGGCTAGGTCTCGTCGCGTAGCTCGGGGGTGGCGGGTTGTCTCGTCACGCGCCAGCGTTACGTGGTGAGCTCCAGCGGGTTGTCATGCTgcaatacatattttttttaaaaaaaatctattttctgaaaaaaaaaattaagaatttaaaaaattttaacgGTAATATTACCGTTTGAAcggtatattttttttttgtttttttttctttttttattctataaatactcctatgCTCCttcattttacacacaaacacactaTCTCTcgtctttttttcttctcatcaCTATCATATCATCTCTCTTTCCTCTcccatttgagcaaatgcgttgaataatggaagaatcgctaggagaagatcgacgtagggaggaggaggaggaagccaCGACGCATCAAAAGCGACCCCAGAAATACTTCCATCGTGACtgggaggaagccgccgcaaggTTGGTACGAGATTACTTCTGTTAGAACCCGGTATGGGGAGATACCTACTTCCGTCGCCGTTTCCGCATGCGGCGGGAGCTATTTCTGCATATCACAAATACATTGGCGGCCCGGGAAGAGTACAGAGTACTTCCAAGAAGGGTTCAACGCTGCTGGCCGTCCCAGTCTCACGACGCTCTAGAAATGTACTGCAGCAATCTGTCAGCTTGCTACTGGACAAACGACGGAtttgttcgacgagtaccttcacATTGGGGAAAGCACTGGGAGACTGTGTTTGATGAACTTCTGCAAAGGCGTCCGGGCAGCCTTCACCGACGAATTTCTCAAGAAGCCAAGTACCGCAGATTGTCAGTTTCTGCTCCGACTTCACGAAACAGTGCACGGCGGGATGCTCGGCAGcgtcgattgcatgcattggcaatggaagaattgcctTGTGGCTTGGAGGGGATCATAcacgagcggccacaaaggcgcACCCACCCCACCGTTATACTCGAGGCCGTTGCCGACTACCGGCTATAGATTTGGCATGCATTTTTCGGGGTCCCCGgatcgaacaacgacatcaacgtgcTCAACCAATCCGACCTCTCCAGCAAAGTTTTGAATGGTAAAGCACCGGCCATCAACTTCACCCGCCAGTATaaaatggggtactatcttgccgacgggcgacggcatctatccgaagtggccaaacttcgtgaagacgttcaacGGGCCGATGAATGAAAAACAGACTCTTTCTGCGCAGGGGCAAGAGGCTactcgcaaggatgtggagagagcgttCGGGGTTCTACAAGCTCGATTCAACGTTATCAAATCCCCGGCTCGTACGTGGTTTATGCagaatatggtcgacatcatgtatacgtgcataatcttgcacaacatgattgtcgtcGTTTTCGtgatttttaatgattttatgaattattagtattaatttaatatttcaatgaaatattaattgaatttgttggaaataaaaataaaaaatgaaattgaatgaatagttaagggattagatggttaagagattgATAGATGCATATGctatctcttagttaagaaatGGGGTAAAAAACGTAGTGGGACCCATGAATAGAGAA is drawn from Salvia hispanica cultivar TCC Black 2014 chromosome 6, UniMelb_Shisp_WGS_1.0, whole genome shotgun sequence and contains these coding sequences:
- the LOC125196923 gene encoding topless-related protein 1-like isoform X1; amino-acid sequence: MSSLSRELVFLILQFLDEEKFKETVHKLEQESGFFFNMKHFEDEVHNGNWEEVERYLSGFTKVDDNRYSMKLFFEIRKQKYLEALDKHDLSKAVDVLVKDLKVFSSFNEELFKEITQLLTLENFRDNEQLSKYGDTRSARAVMLVELKKLIEANPLFRDKLQFPNLKNSRLRTLINQSLNWQHQLCKSPKPNPDIKTLFVDHSCGQPNGASTPSQSNNPLLGGAVPKPGGFPPLAAHVPFQPMPGPVPTPLASWMSNPPAGTHPAVSGGPLLGSPPIPAGFKYPRTPPTNSSIDFLSGDSDHVNRRTRPLGISDEGSQASLPVNIQPLSFPGIAHSHTFSALDDFPKSVAWTFNQASSPMSMDFHPAQQTLLLVGTSVGDIGLWEVGSRERLMQINFKVWDLSNCSMTFQASVAKDPAVSINRVIWSPDGSLFGVAYSRHIVQIYSYHGKNDVRQHLEIDAHVGAVNDLAFSHPNKQLSVITCGDDKLIKVWDATTGAKQYTFEGHEAPVYSVCPHNKDSIQFIFSTALDGKIKAWLYDNLGSRVDYDAPGRWCTTLAYSADGKRLFSCGTSKEGESHIVEWNESEGAVKRIYQGFRKRSLGVVQFDTAKNRFLAAGDDFSIKIWDMDNTQLLQCIDTDGGLPASPRIRFNKNGTLLAVSANENGIKILANTDGFRILRASENLAFDASRTSEGAKPAVNPISTAVTSSMEDRVASAMNRDTRDHGDVKPRIAAEDTNDKLKNWKLREINEPSQCRSSKLPEHSKVTKISRLTYTNSGNAILALASNAIHLLWKWPRSDPNFSGKATASVSPQLWQPSSGILMTNDMPDMNPEEAVPCFALSKNDSYVMSASGGKISLFNMMTFKTMTTFMSPPPAATSLAFHPQDNNIIAIGMDDSSIQIFNVRVDEVKSKLKGHSKRITGLAFSNTLNVLVSSGADAQLCVWSSVGWEMQKSRSLQLPPRRSPEAPSETRVQFHHDQTHFLVIHETQLAIYETTKLDCVHQWVPPESAAPISHATFSCDSQLVYASLVDATICIFNAAHLRLRCRISRSAYLPSSVSSSIHPMVIAAHPQEVNQFALGLSDGSVHVIEPHASEAKWGVPPPENGSTSNAPVTPSVGASTSDQPQR
- the LOC125196923 gene encoding topless-related protein 1-like isoform X2, coding for MSSLSRELVFLILQFLDEEKFKETVHKLEQESGFFFNMKHFEDEVHNGNWEEVERYLSGFTKVDDNRYSMKLFFEIRKQKYLEALDKHDLSKAVDVLVKDLKVFSSFNEELFKEITQLLTLENFRDNEQLSKYGDTRSARAVMLVELKKLIEANPLFRDKLQFPNLKNSRLRTLINQSLNWQHQLCKSPKPNPDIKTLFVDHSCGQPNGASTPSQSNNPLLGGAVPKPGGFPPLAAHPFQPMPGPVPTPLASWMSNPPAGTHPAVSGGPLLGSPPIPAGFKYPRTPPTNSSIDFLSGDSDHVNRRTRPLGISDEGSQASLPVNIQPLSFPGIAHSHTFSALDDFPKSVAWTFNQASSPMSMDFHPAQQTLLLVGTSVGDIGLWEVGSRERLMQINFKVWDLSNCSMTFQASVAKDPAVSINRVIWSPDGSLFGVAYSRHIVQIYSYHGKNDVRQHLEIDAHVGAVNDLAFSHPNKQLSVITCGDDKLIKVWDATTGAKQYTFEGHEAPVYSVCPHNKDSIQFIFSTALDGKIKAWLYDNLGSRVDYDAPGRWCTTLAYSADGKRLFSCGTSKEGESHIVEWNESEGAVKRIYQGFRKRSLGVVQFDTAKNRFLAAGDDFSIKIWDMDNTQLLQCIDTDGGLPASPRIRFNKNGTLLAVSANENGIKILANTDGFRILRASENLAFDASRTSEGAKPAVNPISTAVTSSMEDRVASAMNRDTRDHGDVKPRIAAEDTNDKLKNWKLREINEPSQCRSSKLPEHSKVTKISRLTYTNSGNAILALASNAIHLLWKWPRSDPNFSGKATASVSPQLWQPSSGILMTNDMPDMNPEEAVPCFALSKNDSYVMSASGGKISLFNMMTFKTMTTFMSPPPAATSLAFHPQDNNIIAIGMDDSSIQIFNVRVDEVKSKLKGHSKRITGLAFSNTLNVLVSSGADAQLCVWSSVGWEMQKSRSLQLPPRRSPEAPSETRVQFHHDQTHFLVIHETQLAIYETTKLDCVHQWVPPESAAPISHATFSCDSQLVYASLVDATICIFNAAHLRLRCRISRSAYLPSSVSSSIHPMVIAAHPQEVNQFALGLSDGSVHVIEPHASEAKWGVPPPENGSTSNAPVTPSVGASTSDQPQR